Proteins from a single region of Nitratidesulfovibrio sp.:
- a CDS encoding tetratricopeptide repeat protein produces the protein MSQTHRTQGRQQQDDAYVRKSTMYMAVAVALIVGAFLGVQVASMYSSAPAQEKRAVSAPSQQTPSGAASQISPDVMGRILEMEQAVLKDPNDVAAWTKLGHLYFDTEQPRKAIPAYEKSLALKPNDPDVLTDLGVMYREDHQHDRALATFEKAIAANPKHQVARFNKGIVLYFDLERKDDAMKAWRELLAINPDAKAPNGQPLKEMMQSLQQQNK, from the coding sequence ATGTCGCAGACACACCGAACCCAGGGCCGCCAGCAGCAGGACGACGCATACGTCCGCAAGTCCACCATGTACATGGCCGTGGCCGTGGCGCTGATCGTCGGCGCGTTTCTGGGCGTACAGGTGGCGAGCATGTATTCGTCCGCACCCGCGCAGGAAAAGCGCGCCGTGTCCGCCCCCAGCCAGCAGACCCCGAGCGGCGCGGCCAGCCAGATATCGCCCGACGTCATGGGCCGCATCCTGGAAATGGAGCAGGCGGTGCTGAAAGACCCCAACGACGTGGCCGCATGGACCAAGCTGGGACACCTGTACTTCGATACCGAGCAACCCAGGAAAGCCATCCCCGCCTACGAGAAGTCGCTGGCGCTCAAGCCCAATGACCCCGACGTGCTGACCGACCTTGGCGTGATGTACCGCGAAGACCACCAGCACGACCGCGCCCTGGCCACCTTCGAAAAGGCCATTGCCGCCAACCCCAAGCATCAGGTCGCCCGCTTCAACAAGGGCATCGTGCTGTACTTCGACCTGGAGCGGAAGGACGACGCCATGAAGGCCTGGCGAGAACTGCTGGCTATCAACCCCGATGCCAAGGCCCCCAACGGCCAGCCGCTGAAGGAAATGATGCAGTCGTTGCAGCAGCAGAACAAGTAG